The genomic segment GCCTCCCAGGATTATAAGCCACAGGACAAGCAGACTAGCCAGTGGGGGCCCCTGTGCTGAAGCCCCAGAGAAAGGTCCAAAGCCcctgggggaggcaggcaggaacaGACAGGGCAGGGCCTGCCCAGGCGCCACGCTGTGCTGGGCTGAACAGACACTCACCTAGGTGGACGCTGGGGGCCAGTTCCCTCTGTTTTGCAGGCAGCCGGGGTTAGGGAAGAAAAACCTGCATATTTGTGAGGAGGGTAGAGGGAGGTCACGGCTTTGGTGTCAGAACAAGGGACAGGAGGATCCCCATGTCCAAGCAGGGGCTAGACACCTTCTTTCTCCACCAAGGCTGCTTAGAGGGGAGGGCCCAGCAAGGAAGCTGAGGAAAGTCCTTAAGCAGCCATATCTGCCCCGAGTCGAGAGGGACAGGACCATAGGCTAATAGGGTTCAGAAGAAAGTGGCCACCGAAGGGACCAGGGCTCTGGGAAAGGCATTTATCCATCCAGTGCTTTGTCTGAGTGGACGCATCATGTTTATGGGGAGAGCAGGGCCAGTGCgtggggaggaaagggaagccaGCGACTCTGGGGTCTCACTGAGGGCAGTGTCGCTGCTGTGGCCCCCTGCCCTCACCCAGGAGCTGCTGAAATGTGACAGCGGCCTTGTCCTCTGTCTCCATCACCTGGACCTGAAGTATAAAGACATCCCACCACCCGCTGACCCGGCACGATGTTCTGTCTCATGATCCGTGGCTGTTGTTAACACATCTGCCAGTGAGGGTGTCTGACCCCACCTGGCCTGTCCAGATTTCCACTCTCTGGCCAAGCGTGACCTTGGTCAGGATGCCCCTCGGACCCTGGCCCCTCATAGAGTAGCTGGATTTAAATATACAGGAAGAGATACCTTTTTCTGAGTACTTACTACCTGCCAGCCTACATATAGGGAACTAGGACATGGAGTGGTCTTAATTCTGTTAACTGAtaaataaggcttccctggtggcttagagataaagaatccgcttgccaatggaggagacacgggttcgatccctaggtgaggaagatccctgaggaaggaaatggcaacccactccagtattcctgcctggaaattccatggacacaggagtccaTGGAGTGGgaaaagagacggacacaacttcgtgactaaataacaaaataaatgaggACGGTGTTAAGGAATCTCCCCCAGGTCAATACCAGGTGAGGCAGGAACTGAAGGACGAGAGAGAATATCTGTGGGGAAGTGGGGAGGTCCTGGAGATCCAGGCCGGAAATTGGAGGATGGGGTGTCCTTCCTCTAGGACTAGGGTCAGCCTGGGGCAGGAGCAGCATCTGGGAATGCCGCTGTACctgtgaaggaaaatgaaacaccccAGGCCAGCCAGCGGCGTCAGCACAAGCAGGACCGCAATCACGATGCCAGTAATGGCCCCCACGCCGAGGGCTCGGCTGTTTTCTTGCCctgaaagcagaagagaaagagagaagggaaatggGGTCCGAGTGCCCTGGAGGGAACACCCAGAGGAGTCTTCCGGGAGGGCCTGGTCAGGAGGAAGGAAATGCTCTGAGCCCCATGTGGCGGTCTGCTTTGTCACCACGGTGTCCTCCTGACACCCCCACCACACGTGGTTGCATCATTTTCCTCTTAATCAGATTTGAAACCCTGGACTTGCTCTAACTCTCCATTCTCTCACTATAGCCATTTCCATGTCCTATTCATCTTCCTCTGAAGGACTTTTTTTCTCACATTATGCCCCCTCCTTGTGATTTTTTGTTTCCAGCACAATTGTCGGCTCTTAGCTACCCCTACAATCAAACAGTTCTCACAAACAATAACCAAACTATGAAAAAATTAGGTAAGTTTTGCATAATTAATTAAGCATTGTTATACAGGCTCCGAAAGGAGACTACCCACGTCCTCGTTACTTGCATTCATTACGCACCCACTTCCAGTGAAGTTACAAGGGAAGCTGTAAAGGTGTTGACGGTCACTCTAGCGCTCAGCTGGGGAGGTGGGGTCTCATCTGCAGACTCTGACTGGGAGGAGACCCTACACTGATGGGACCCTGCATCCTCCGTCCTGACACTGTTTCTTGTCTGGGACAGCATCACCACTGGAGTCCATAGTCTGTGGGGGAAGTGGTGGGGTGTCCGGACCATTTGGAGCAAAGAGCAGAAAGCCACACGTGGTGCaatcagagggaagggaagttcCTGGTCTGTACTGGGGGCCCTGGGTCCTTCTGAGCTGTTCACACACTTGTCTGAAAAATTTGCAATCATTACCATCATGCTCACTCACTGTGAGTCTGACGTTAATTTGTTTCTCCCATCATATTCTGGTGATCCTCAGCCACCAACACAGAGCAGCCCATCCCCTCCCTGGCTTCATTCAAGGTGGACCTGCCTGGACTTGCCTGGGACCGGAAGTCATGGCCAGTCTGGGTGTCCAGGGGTGATGGCCCATGTACTCGGACCTGAGAGGGATGGGTGTGGATTGGCCTCTGGCAACGTGCATTTGGGTGGGCAGCTCAGGTCACCTAGGAACAGAGGTTACTCACAGAGGACATCCAGGGTGAATGGGTCACTGCGGCTGACACTCACTGGGTTCCGGGCTTCACACACATAGGGTCCTGTGTCATTCCTTGTCACGGTGACTAGTGTGAGAGTCCTCTTGTCCTTGGACAGTTCCAGTCTCATGCTCTTGGGGAGGCTCTGACTGTTGATCCACCACATGTAGGAGGTGTTCTGGGTCTCAGATCCACATGTTAACACCACAGTGTCCTCGTGCTCCCTGGGGTTGGAGTTGTTGCTGGTGATGACGGGTGTGGGTAGCACCGCTGTGCAGATAACAGAGAGAACATTGCCctgagcctccctggtggctcagacagtaaagaatcagcctgccagtgcaggagccctgggctcaatccctgggttgggaagatcccctggagatgggaattgCTACCCagtcagcattcttgcctggagaattccaaggacagcgGAACTTGCTGGGCTatagcaaagagtgggacgtgattgagcgactaacactttccctttctttataCCTTAGCCTCCTCTAGAAACACCTTTAACAAAACTGGCATCCTTCGCCTCTCAGCCAGACAGAGTCTTTAACGATAAGGCATGCTTGTGTATGGCAAGATGAATCCATGGGGACCTGAGCTGAGAGTGTGAGGCCACCTGCTCTATGTCTGGGACAAGCACAGGCTTCCTCGGGGGTCGACTGTGCAGCAGCGTTTAGTGGTGGACAGACCTGGGTGGGACTCAGAGACCACCTGGCGTCTCTCCTGGTTTCATCAACCAGCCTCGGGAGAGAGCTCCCTGGGCGGCACCCTGGGGTCGAGGAGCTGCCAggagagttttccttcctctgttccTCTCTGGGGGTGCTGAGATATCCCTGGCGTCTCCAAGTCCCCCAGGGCATTTGGTTGATTCCTGGGGACCTTATACCTGTGTGCTCTCCATGCTGAGTCTCAGGAGTGGGACCAGGCTGTGCCCCTGTGCGGATGTGGCTCTCGGGGCTGAGCCCTGGCAGGTGACCAGCTTAGGAGCCTAGGGATTTGTCACAGGCTTCCCGGTGTCACTGGAGGCAGGAGCCCTGGGACAGGGTCTGGGAGGGGCTTCCTGGGGCTGAGCTTCTCTGTGAGGATCCCTGGGGCCCTCAGGCCAGGGTCTTCCCTGAGTCCTGCAGGGTCTTCCTCAGGGTCCTGGTCACAGGGAGGGGCCAGGGGGCTGGACTGAGAGTGCTGTCCCTCTGCTGAGTCCCTCCAACAGACCGTCCTTCTCTCTGCACAGTGTCTGCAGGGCCTGGCTTCCTGGAAGCATTTCTGACCCTTTGGAGTTTATCTCCACAGCGTGTGTCCTTCACTGAATATTCAAACACCGACACGGGACATAATGCAGAGAGAAATGGGGGCAACTTCCGGGGCTGTCAGTCCTGTGTGAACAGAATTCAACCACCACCCTCACGCCCACCCTCGCCTGCCAAACACCCTGAGGTCAGAGAGGAAGCACTCACGGTATACATGGAGGTGTCCaatctgtctttctgtctgtaaATCATTCTTTGTAACGAGCAGGGTGTAGGATCCTGTGTCTTTCTGGGCAACGTTCCGGATCAGCAGGGTTCCGTTGGGGTAAAGTGCCTCCCGTTTGCTGTACAGAGGCCCATAGACAGTTGCATCATTATCTACTCTATATGATGCAATTAGCTTGATGTTTTCTACCCTTTCTCCTCTGTGCCAGGAATAGGCTAGAGGAATCTTTGTCACGTTGTGGGCAACTAGAAAAACATCCGACCCTTCTGCAGCAAGCCGGGGCACCGTTTCAATAGTGAGCTGGGCAGAGGTAGGCGGGGTCCAGAAAGTTAAGAGTGAGActaggagggaagagagagaaatcgGTTACTATTGTGACCTGCGTGGGGGATGGGAAAATGGTGCCCTGGGTCCTGAGCTGGTCTCTTCATCCCTCAGCCttagtgtgggtgtgtgtgcatgtatgtgtgtgtgtggtcaagGTCAGCAGCATGACCCCCGTCACTTCAGCCCCTCAGGGCTCgtttttttcctctgcttcccCAGCTGTCCCTGGCTCACCCCCTTGCTGCCCTCACACGCCTGCTCACACTCAGGGCCTCTTGGGAGATGACCCCACAACGACCAGCTGCTGTAAAGACCCTGTGTGCTCACTGCTGACCCTTCCCCGCTCCGGTTCCTGCGTGACGCCTGAGGCACCTGCCAGCACACTCTCCATCTCTCTGCTTGTGTGTCTTCCTCCCCGCAGAGCGCaagctctgtgagggcaggggCTTGTCTGATCCTGCTTGAAATCCAGGGCCTGGACCAGGCTCCAGACATTAGTACCTGGGGATGAAGGAAGGAGAGTTTCCAGGAATTCCACAGCCTGGTTTTAATTGTCTGTTTCTAAGGGTGCCGGGTAAGGACAGTGTTTACTGTCCTGGTTATGTCTTTTTCTGTAGTGACacaataaaatgttattattgTCCTCAGTTATCAGCAAACTCAACAGTGAAGAATTACACATAAAACCTACAGCAGTTGAGTCCTCCCGCCCCTCACCAGCTCTAGCTCTTGCAGAGTCTCCTGTGGCtgagcccctccctccccagtcccctgccctctgccctcaggTCTGAACAGAAGCCCCCTGTCCCCTCTCAGAGCCCCGTCTCCCCCAGGGACCAGCCAGGCTCTCGTTCTCCAGTCTCCGCCCCCTCCCTGAAAACTGTCCCCTCTCACCTGCCAGCAGGAGTCTGCTCCAGGGCACATGCCTCCTGCTTGCAGGGCCTGAAGGGGGCTCCATGGTGCCTGCCATCTGCTGTTTCCCTCTCTCTGTGAGGAGAACTTCCTCTCCAGAAACGCTCACAAGCCCTGCGTCCTTGTGTGAGCTCTGCTGTCCTTCCCCCTGtgtgctgggcctgcccctgggCAGGAGCACTTGGCTGGGTCAGGTGGCCCAGCCCCATGGGGCGGAGTCTCTGTCcaggcccctccccctcctctcctcatcCCTCCCTCGTGgccccctcccccgtccccctCTGTCTGTATTTCTATTCCCTGAACTCTGCTGAGTCCTCTGCCTTCTAGAGCAGGGATTCTCCAcctacacacacctacacacaacaccccccacacacacccctactaACACATACCTACATCTCAGCTACACACAGACACCTagatacacacacatctatacacacacacacgcacacacacacccttgtcTGGAAAAGCACAACCTTGGGGTGTCCGGGTCGGGGTCCCCACTGCTCTGGATCAGATGCACACTCAGCCTCCCCGACAGCCCTCCCTCATCCCCTCTGGCTTTTCCcttcagaggaggagcctgggggtgggggtgggggtgcatcAGGAACGCTTGTCACAGGGACGTCCTCCCCACGGTGCGTGGGAATCACCTGTGGAGCTTCATGAAGACTGCGAATCCCCAGGTGACACCGTAGAAATGCTGTTTCAGCAGCTGCCAGGTCACACGCTTGCCCATCCTGGCTGAGAACCCAGAAGTCTGGTTAGGCTGGCCCCCCCCGACCCCAGTGTTGGCCTCTGCTGTGTTTTGGTCTGGGATCTCTCAGCACAATCACAGATCCAGGGTTTCCAAATTTTGGTGGTAATTGTTCCTGTGACACAGAAACCCAGCTGGATGCCCAGGGTCTTCCTGTTGTTCTCAAATATCTGAGAAGATTGCAGATATTTGACCCGCCTGAAGGTCACTGACTCTGGAAGAGAGAAAGGGGTCACATGAGTGATGACTGGAGAGGGGACCTGACCTCTCCCTTAGCTTGTCACCAGCCTGGCGTCTGTTTTCAgggactgctgctgttgctgctgctaagacacttcactcatgtgtgactctgtgcgaccccatagacagcaggccaGCAGGATCCTccctccctgggactctccaggcaagagtactggagtgggttgccattgccttctccaggaacagAGACCCAGAACCGGGTGTCAGGAGGAGCTCAGTTGGCAGGTGAGAAGGGAAAGGTTTCTGTGTTTCCTGggaagagaggaacctggtgctgAGGGCGGGCTGACTCTGAGCTCCCTGGTCCTCGGGGCAAGTTCTGGGAGACTCTCCCTCTTTGTGTCTGTTGCCTGAGCCTTGGTTCAGAAACTGTCCAGGTCTTCCTTGCCATTCCAGGGCCTCCTCTGTCAGCCTGGCTTATCTTTCTGTGGTCACTGTGATCTTTCCCATGGGTGGTTGCAGGCAGGGATGGGAGCTGGCATGGGTGCCCATAGGCCCCTAGAAGGTTGGGCAGGGTAGTGTGGGCACCCAGGAGGGGCTCTAGGGTCTGTTAGAGGAGAGGTCCCCTGGGGTCTAACACCTAATGACCCGAAgtgaagctgatgtaataataacaggTATAAGTGCACAGTAattgtaatgcacttgaattatCCCAAAATCATCTCCACCACTCCGCAGTTGTCTTCCATGAAGCCGGTCCCTGGTGCCCTTAAGGTTGGAGACCGCTGTTTAGAAGGGGGGATGGAAATCAGGCTCCTTTTCCACTTCCTTAGGCAAAGTTCACCTGTTAATTtcctgttaattttctgtttggccTAATATTTTCCCCTGGAGGTCATGAGCAGACCTGGGGACAATGTAAGGGGCTGCACAGGGATGCCAACATCAAAGGGTGTGAGCTGGCTGTGCGCCCTGGGCAGAGGTGGGCGCTGACCTCCAGACTAGAGGCTATCAGCCGGAGTTCAGGCCACTGTGGGTCCCCAGGCTTTCGGTCCTCATCCCAGTGCAGGGTGAGCCCAGGGAGACGATGGGCATTGTTCAGTGGCAGGAGAACCATCCATCCAGGTGGACGTGTGCTCAGGAGGAGCTCTCAGTCCCTGAGGCTCCAAAGGAAGGGCCGCCAGGGGGTCTCTGGGGCTTTGGGGAGAGGGTGGCGGCCTGTGGGCTGGACCCCAGAAGGCCCTGTCCTTCTCCACCTCACGGCACTGGGCCTGCACCCTAGTTCTCTGTGTCCCCATCAGTGGTCTGCTCTCAGCCTCCCCACAGTGCCAGGACCTGGGGCAGCTCCACCTGGAGACTCTGTCAGGGGAGGGGAGACCCCCATGGGACCCCAGTCCCCCTGAAATGGAGCAGCTGCAGAAGCTGGTTCCTCTGTTCCGGAAGTTCCCCTCCTTTCCCAGGAAGCCTTAGGGGGAGGTGCTGAGATGTCTCCAGGGACCAGACCCAGGTGTCCCCACAGATGAGGGGCCTTGGGATGAGGAGCTGCTCCCCAATTCCTGTGAGTTCAGCTAGGGCTCCCCCTCCTCTGTGGCGACTCCCTTGGGATGGAGGATCGGGAGTCTGAGCCAGGTCATGTCTCTGAGAGCAGGGGAAGGACTCAAGCTGCCAGCCCAGGCCCTCCAGGGAGACTAGAAGATTCTCCTGAGTGGAGACGGGAGGGGGTGTGATTATCTGGGAATGAGCAGAGGTCTGACCTGACACAGAGGCCCCTGTCCTCACACCTGACTCCATGAGGAATAAAGTCCCGCCCTGGAGCAGCTTGGGCTCTTGCAAGTCTCCTCCCAGTTTGAAGCCAGGGCCCCTGTGTCCACAAGGAATATTCTCTGACCCCTCGGTGTCACACTGGGTGGGGCGTGTGAGTTCTGGCTTCTGTAATGTAGATTCCCTtatctatttcagttcagttcagttcagttgctcagtcgtgtccgactctttgcgaccccatgaatcgcagcacgccaggcctccctgtccatcaccatctcccagagttcactcagactcacgtccatcgagtcagtgataccatccagccatctcatcctctgtcgtccccttctcctcctgcccccaatcccttccagcatcagagtcttttccaatgagtcaactcttctcatgaggtggccaaagtactggagtttcagctttagcatcattccttcaaaagaaatcccagagctgatctccttcagaatggactggttggatctccttgcagtcccagggactctcaagagttttctccaacaccacagttcaaaagcatcaattcttcggtgctcagccttcttcacagcccaactctcacatccatacatgaccacaggaaaaaccatagccttgactagagggaccttagtcggcaaagtaaagagtatttattgagcatgtgtGACCTGTCAGCCCTGGGTTGTGTCCTGGTCTCCAGAGAATAGGATAGACTTGGACTCTGGGCTCACACACCTGACCTTGTGACGGGGAGACAGACACTCAGAGAAAATCCTGGAAATAAGGAGCTAATTATGATGGAGGGATGGCCTGAAAGGGAAGGGTCTGGTGCATCCGGAGTGTGTCACGGAATCTCAGCTGGACTGGGTGTCATGGAAGGCACCCCTGAGAAAGTGATCTTTTGACTGAGACGTGAAGGGTGAGCAGACCCTCAGCAGAGAAAGACAGGGGAATCAGAGGGCAGAGCTACCTGAGGGGCGTCTGGCCTTCAGGTGGGCCTGGCTGGGAGGAGCGGCTGACAGAGTCCAGTGTGGGGAACTGGGAGAGTGGGGAGGACCGTGGACGGAGTCGGTTGGTGAGGGTCAGAGGCTGCTGGGCGGTGGGACCTGCTAAGTGGGAAGgaggtgggcagccctgtggaggCTCCGGACTGTGGAGGAGCTCTGCCGCCCTCTGGTGGCCATGGAGGGGAGTGTCGAAGGGAAAGTCCTCAAGGAGGTTTTCTCCTAAGGCAACTCAAGCATATGTCAAGAGTTTACATATCATTttaggaatcccagggacagaggatgctggcaggctacagacatGAGGTCGCAAAGGATTGTATATGACCTATGACTCACCCTTTCCACACTGCATATCATTAATGCTGAATCGTGTCCCACTCTGAATTTCCAATGCCTCTCATCCAAGATCTTCTCTTATACACCCCACTCCAAGATTTCATCCAGTTGAGATTTGTGTTGATGCCAGGCCAATTTCTTTCTGTCGAAGAGGATCCAGATGCAACATTCTCAGTCCTTGGGCAGGACTGGAGCATCTGTGAGTAGGAGGAGGGTGAGGAACGTCCGTGTGTCCTGCCTGTGCTGGAGGGTCCATGTGGACGTGAAAAGGCTGCATTTCATTTTCCCCCGTGCCCCCTCAGTGTCTTCCGCATGGGGCAGGGCCAGGTGGAATCGGAAGACCAGGGTGGTGCAGTGATTCTGAACCTTGTCTtccctccttctctgtctctgcccCCATCAGGGGACCTGATCTTCATGGAGGGAAGGAAGGTGGGGCAGCTCCATAGGCCCCTGATCAGAGATTCTTTCAGCAAAAGGGACACTGGGGTCAAGCCCGCTAGCTCTGCACTCAGTGTCCCTGACACCCTGTGTGACTGTAGGAACTGAATTATTAGGGTCTAATGGCCTCTTTTGTATTCTGATTTATTAGattgcttttacttctttttaccttttgatATTTGAAGTTTCAAAGGTGAATTTCCATCTTCCTTGAGCATAAGCATGGTTGGTGCCAGGGCAGTTCAGTTGTCTTAAAGGTTATTTTTTATAGTAGCTTCAGTTTCACAGCAAAAGTGAGCgtaagggatcaaatccatgtcctgggctttgacaggcagattcctgtCCACTGAGCCATGGGAAAAGTCCTTTAAACATTGCTTAACTTGAAGGTAGACACTGGTTCATCACGGCCACCGCACACACGAGGTTTCCATATTTGAGCATGGGtaaattttgggctccaaaatcactgcagatggttgcagccatgaaattgaaagacgcttaatccttggaagaaaagttatgaccaacctagatagtatattcaaaaggagagacgttactttgctgactaaggtccatctagtcaaggctatggtgtttcctgtggtcatgtacggatgtgagagttggactttgagaaggctgagcaccgaagaattgatgcttttgaactgcggtgttggagaaaactcttgagagtgccacggactgcaaggagatccaaccagcccattctgaaggagatcagccctgggatttctttggaaggaatgatgctgaagctgaaactccagtactttggccacctcatgcgaagagttgactcactggaaaagactctgatgctggaagggattgggggcaggaggagaaggggacgacagaggatcagacgactggatggcatcacggactcgatggacgagagtctgagtgaactccaggaattggtgatggacagggaggcctggcgtgctgcgattcatggggtcacaaagagtcggacaccactgagcaactgaactgaactgaactgaaattaaaaaagtgATGTATGTCATCCTTTTTCTATTTACAGACACACAACCACCTGCTCTGAGCTCACTAGCCCTGCTGGTGTGACTTGCACAGCAGGAATGTTCCTGACATTGTGGTTgttctagttgctaagtcatgtgaaacatttttgtgaccccatggactggagcccgccaggctcctctatccatgggatttcccaggaaagaacaatggggtgggttgccatttcttctccaggagatcttcctgagccagaaatcaaacctgggtctcctgaactggcaggaggattctttaccacggtgccaccggggaagcccaagctgCTGAAGATCACTTGCTGAAACCTCACAAGTTACGGTACCAAGTGTGAGCACCAATGGAAGCTGTGGAAGCTGGGTAGTGTTCATGCATTCACGTGGGTTCATCAGCTGATAAAATGCACACCTCGGGGGtggaatgttgagtattaaggaGGCCCTACACTTGTGGATGGCAGGTATCTAGGAAAACTCCATATCTTCCCTCACTTTGCTGTGAAACTGAAGCTACTATAAAAAATAACCTTAAAGACAACTGAACCGCCCTGGCACCAACCCTCCTCATGCTTAAGGTAGATGGAGATTCACCTTTGAAACTTCAAatatcaaaagataaaaagaagtaaaagcaatCTAATAAATCAGAATACAAAAGAGGCCATTAGACCCTAATAATTCAGTTCCTACAGTCACAGGGCATCAGGGACACTGAGTGCAGAGCTAGCGGGCTTGACCCCTGTGTCACTTTTGCTGAAAGAATCTCTGATCAGGGGCCTATGGAACCGCCCCACCTTCCTTCCCATCAAGAAGACCAAGTCCCCTGAtgaaggcagagacagagaaggtGTGAAGACGAGGTTCAGAATCACTGCACCACCCTGGTCTTCCGATTCCACCTGGCCCTGCCCCATGCAGACACTGAGGGGGCACGGGGGAGGGAAATGCAGCCTTTTCATGTCAGCATGGACCCTCCGGCACAGGCAGGACACACGGACGTTCCTCACCCTCCTCCTACTCACAGATGCTCCAGTCCTGCCCAAGGACTGAGAATGTTGCATCTGCATCTTCTTCTACAGAGAGAAACAGGCTTGGTATCAACACAGATCTCAAACGGATGAAATCTTGGAGCAGGGTATATAAGAGAAGATCTTGGATGAGAGGCATTGGAAATTCAGAGTGGGACACGATTCAGCATTAATGATATGCAGTGTGGAAAGGGTGAGTCGCTAGGTCGTATACGATCCTTCGCGACCTCatgtctgtagcctgccagcatcctctgtccctgggattcctaaAATGATATGTAAACTCTTGACATATGCTTGAGTTGTCTTAGGAGAAAACCTCCTTGAGATACTTTTCCTTCGTCACTCCCCTCCATGGCCACCAGAGGGCGGCAGAGCTCCTCCACAGTCTGAAGcctccacagggctgcccacctcCTTCCCACTTAGCAGGTCCCACCGCCCAGCAGCCTCTGACCCTCACCAACCGACTCCGTCCACGGTCCTCCCCACTCTCCCAGTTCCCCACACTGGACTCTGTCAGCCGCTCCTCCCAGCCAGGCCCACCTGAAGGCCAGACTCCCCTCAGGTAGCTCTGCCCTCTGAGCCCCCTGTCCCTCTCTGCTGAGGGTCTGCTCACCCTTCACATTTGAGTCAAAAGATCACTTTCTCAGGGGTGCCTTCCATGACACCCAGTCCAGCTGAGATTCTGTGACAGACTCCGGATGCCCCAGAGGCTTCCCTTTCAGTTCATCCCTCCATCATAATTAGCTCCTTATTTCCAGGATTTTCTCTGAGTGTCTGTCTCCCTGTCACAAGGTCAGGTGTGTGAGCCCGGAGTCCAAGTCTATCCTATTCTCTGGAGACCAGGACACAACCCAGGCCTGACAGGTCacacatgctcaataaatactctttattttggggggctccaaaatcactgcagatggtgattgcagccatgaaattaagagacacccaattggaaggaaagttatgaccaaccgagacagcatgttaaaaagcagagacattactttgtcaacaaaggtctgtctagtcaaggctatggtttttccagtagtcatgtatggatgtgagagttggactgtgaagaaagctgagcacagaagaactgatgcttttgaacggtggtgctggagaagactcttgagagtgccttggactgcaaggagatccaaccagtccatcctaaaggacatcagtcctgggtgttcattggaaggactgatgttgaacctgaaactccagtact from the Capra hircus breed San Clemente chromosome 18, ASM170441v1, whole genome shotgun sequence genome contains:
- the LOC108633280 gene encoding carcinoembryonic antigen-related cell adhesion molecule 6-like, with amino-acid sequence MAGTMEPPSGPASRRHVPWSRLLLAVSLLTFWTPPTSAQLTIETVPRLAAEGSDVFLVAHNVTKIPLAYSWHRGERVENIKLIASYRVDNDATVYGPLYSKREALYPNGTLLIRNVAQKDTGSYTLLVTKNDLQTERQIGHLHVYPVLPTPVITSNNSNPREHEDTVVLTCGSETQNTSYMWWINSQSLPKSMRLELSKDKRTLTLVTVTRNDTGPYVCEARNPVSVSRSDPFTLDVLWQENSRALGVGAITGIVIAVLLVLTPLAGLGCFIFLHRTWSLRQLCLPGLPT